Proteins from a single region of Platichthys flesus chromosome 16, fPlaFle2.1, whole genome shotgun sequence:
- the LOC133970674 gene encoding trinucleotide repeat-containing gene 6B protein-like isoform X2: MEDKKKKKEDKKKRETSQKGPEQKIKVPESAKPSCSQPLATPGPVSPSPGPAAPSSPSPGAAGVSAQVPTGGGNNAKQRTAVANGQPSSSPSGSQTSQQQRYMSREVPPRFRSQQDHKVLLKRGQPPLSSMLLGGGGGGGEGGTGGGSGWAATPLVSSQGADNPNASTAGGTDSNLGSSSPSPPNSSSLCVAALSSSSTTTTSTYANSTWGSGSGSQSSSQGCGTVIVDGTDLEDWPSILGGAKLSSDVAGGGVQEQDCPGNNNSSASWSERSIQQKGGTAGGGAGNMDNPSPPRSSPPLSSSSSLNECVQSSDVWGSSTSSQVEAGLGSAAFYNSKVSHLLPGPQESPVGGSSSVPGANFNPNMNPSAWPALVQGGTSTSASEGLPLHSSITSASSFSASTTPITTHSLSSVNQTGLHQQHTEITVPARSGEPQHLGNPELGSSGGARGGAGPNQEGGDEKGCGVSSIEEEGSGNLSGSSSSSLPASSSWRSMPPVSSDLSSGVSPADGWGGGGTAAQGQEGNAWGFSSQGEKAGWGKGNDGGSNTPVVSQGAWEGGSSDAEWAGTRGSVTLTNLAIGSGRAGDVSSSNSSSSGGSIGGSVLQDSAAPKFETMTKAWDNQTGVESGDKAVCEWGGGGGGGGQPEGTGGGAPSSSSGGGSTAGSGGEGAGGSHKQDQASPVDNRSPQTSNAEVALLGMLNRSDLDPRVLSNMGWGQTQIRQNVAWDMDTPAAAAGGGGNRKQRSTSSSSAFSSATSRGPGYPSNTSSVTNDPSSGSHTAILNSGPAPVKDGCDGDATQSTCGTHVHGSIIRKPGLPEEDIKGNPGKAAGGWGDLPPETQGKGWGTDEQPQWRDHRGGGNRRDTGNQGSEWTDGPEEKGTGGWKGTGRGETGGWGGQAGGGGDWGQRDSKPGGGWGDGRGDGRGDGRGDGRGDGRGRGGSNSDEGSSWGNMDEGGSQRGGWEGGDGGASKSHQDWGSAKPHTAAAQIPNSQVAPMKAPNQQQHQSQGQPPPGGPMQGGWNSRSNVGGRDGGGGPPSKNQNQSVGWTAGPIPQVSGGGGDAMETSGWEEPSPQSISRKMEIDDGTSAWGDPVRYKSKNVNLWDKNSAPPSQSHAQQAPPPGMQQQQQPPRRQQAMQQGMQHSRDANSRSAAAGPGMWGGGAPSGDNGNTNWGQAPDATTGWGDQEEPSKPSGWGNPPPNPGKPGPKSMESWGGKGEPSVAASRHASWDEEDDGGGGVWNNTTNQGNSSSYNSGGWGQSHGGKRGNMKSGGGDSWMNPVSRQFSNMGLLGDDPSDDKKMEGDKRGMSDYNGEMRRGGRGGGGYRMPSSKDMGPGDMGPYGEKMGGHGGFAGSGGGMAPPRGMHQPGMHPMNPQGLRAQVPHQFLSAQVPGPMLKQMPSPGSSVGGVVGGVGGVGSVGSVGGVGGGVIPPQLSPQQLAMLSNIYPHVQQFHLACQLLLQQQQQQQQQQLLQNQRKFPQPQPLRQQADPQQLARIMAILQQQRQHQQGGVGGAGTGGPGSKLSPSHLGAGLSKQPMVDSLQHPGMGGPLSDHHAKSQGMYSGLAPGGNMSGMELGPMMGGMKETGGQQSRFKWMMEGHSPAPSPPNPSLHKNGPLPSSLKVRGGSPYSQYEMLGGDGLGIPPQGPADNWHRTPGSKMGNKPAISSWPPEFQPGVPWKGIQSGGDPESDPYMTPGSVLGSPGPPSLNDSDHQLLRDNIGPNPSLNTSLPSPGAWPYSASDSLLSNAHSTGKYSEYKPSWPPEPIGQNKFWKTNRNSSHLPRPPPGLTNQKQASPSPWGSGGPRLARSWGGGGMNQESRYGPGSAWSDGTASRGSCWLLLSNLTPQIDGSTLRTICMQHGPLLTFHLGLTQGSALIRYSSRQEAAKAQGALHMCVLGNTTILAEFVSEEEVARYFAHSQAGGTEGAGSGGPPASGMQGSSGTGTSVANSGGSSPGSERAPAGTTSGGNGNGGGGEGGTAGLGSVRSSGSGWQSLDGTGSSSDTSSAQGPGLGIFSQWSTNGSGEGGGVGGGEGGRSGLWGGMTAGYPSSSMWGAPQMEERHQMDSPAALLPGDLLGGGADSI, from the exons ATGGaagacaagaaaaagaagaaagaagataAGAAGAAAAGGGAAACCTCTCAGAAG GGGCCAGAACAAAAAATCAAAG TGCCAGAATCAGCCAAACCCTCCTGCTCCCAGCCGCTCGCCACCCCAGGCCCTGTGTCCCCCAGCCCTGGCCCCGCTGCCCCCTCATCCCCCAGTCCTGGTGCCGCTGGGGTTTCTGCACAAGTTCCTACTGGTGGTGGGAACAATGCAAAGCAGCGGACTGCTGTGGCCAACGGacagccctcctcctctccctctggaaGCCAGACCTCCCAGCAGCAGCGATATATGTCCAGAGAGGTTCCACCAAGATTTCGCAGCCAGCAGGACCACAAAGTGTTACTGAAGAGAGGCCAGCCACCGCTGTCCTCCATGCTgctggggggaggaggaggaggaggggagggaggcacAGGAGGCGGCAGTGGCTGGGCAGCCACCCCTCTTGTGTCCTCACAGGGAGCAGATAACCCCAATGCAAGCACAGCTGGAGGCACAG ATTCCAACCTGGGTTCATCCTCCCCTTCACCCCCCAACTCATCTTCATTATGTGTTGCTGCTCTGTCGTCttcttctactactactacttcaaCTTATGCAAATTCCACATGGGGGTCGGGCTCTGGCAGCCAGTCCTCTTCTCAGGGCTGCGGGACGGTGATTGTGGATGGGACTGACCTGGAGGATTGGCCAAGCATCCTAGGCGGGGCCAAATTGAGTTCTGACGTGGCTGGAGGAGGGGTGCAGGAGCAAGACTGCCCCGGTAACAACAACAGTAGTGCCTCATGGAGTGAGAGAAGCATCCAGCAGAAGGGAGGAacggcaggaggaggagcagggaacATGGACAATCCTTCCCCACCtcgttcttctcctcctctttcctcctcttcctcgcttaATGAATGTGTTCAGTCAAGTGATGTGTGGggctcttccacctcctctcagGTGGAGGCAGGGTTAGGATCAGCAGCATTTTACAATTCCAAAGTCTCCCATCTTCTACCTGGGCCCCAGGAGAGCCCTGTgggtggcagcagcagtgtccCTGGTGCCAATTTTAACCCCAACATGAACCCCTCTGCCTGGCCTGCCCTGGTGCAAGGTGGGACATCAACTTCGGCTAGCGAAGGCCTTCCACTGCACTCGTCCATTACTTCAGCTTCCTCGTTCTCTGCCAGCACCACCCCCATCACCACTCATTCTCTTTCATCTGTGAATCAAACTGGTCTTCATCAGCAGCATACTGAGATAACTGTTCCGGCCAGAAGTGGAGAACCGCAGCACTTAGGAAACCCGGAGCTGGGTTCAAGTGggggagcaagaggaggagcaggaccaAATCAAGAAGGTGGTGATGAGAAAGGTTGTGGGGTCTCTAGTATTGAGGAAGAAGGGAGTGGAAATCTTTCTggctcctcatcttcctccttaCCTGCCTCTTCTTCGTGGAGATCCATGCCACCAGTGTCCTCTGACCTCAGTTCAGGCGTGTCACCGGCCGATGGGTGGGGTGGAGGAGGCACTGCAGCTCAGGGGCAGGAAGGGAATGCGTGGGGCTTTAGTAGCCAGGGAGAGAAGGCAGGCTGGGGTAAGGGAAATGACGGTGGTTCAAATACCCCAGTGGTATCTCAGGGAGCATGGGAAGGAGGCAGTTCAGACGCAGAGTGGGCTGGAACAAGGGGCAGTGTAACTTTGACTAACTTAGCAATAGGAAGTGGAAGAGCGGGAGatgtgagcagcagcaacagcagcagtagtGGAGGCAGTATTGGGGGCAGTGTTCTGCAGGACTCTGCCGCACCAAAGTTTGAAACTATGACAAAAGCTTGGGACAATCAGACAGGGGTGGAGAGTGGCGACAAAGCAGTTTGTGagtggggtggaggaggagggggaggggggcagcCGGAAGGCACTGGAGGTGGAGCACCTTCATCCTCTAGCGGAGGAGGGTCCACAGCTGGAAGTGGTGGAGAAGGGGCTGGTGGCAGTCACAAGCAGGACCAAGCCTCACCTGTAGACAACCGCTCCCCCCAGACCTCCAATGCTGAAGTGGCCTTACTTGGCATGCTCAATCGATCTGACCTGGACCCCAGAGTACTGTCTAACATGGGCTGGGGGCAGACCCAGATTCGACAGAATGTGGCCTGGGACATGGAcaccccagcagcagcagcaggaggaggaggaaaccgGAAGCAAAGAAGtacttcatcttcctctgcatTCTCATCAGCAACTAGTCGTGGTCCCGGGTACCCCTCTAATACCAGTTCAGTAACTAATGATCCATCCTCTGGCAGTCACACGGCCATCCTAAACTCTGGGCCTGCTCCAGTGAAGGATGGCTGCGATGGTGATGCCACACAGTCAACCTGTGGTACTCATGTGCATGGTAGCATTATAAGGAAGCCAGGACTGCCAGAAGAAGATATCAAGGGCAACCCAGGGAAGGCAGCTGGAGGCTGGGGTGATCTTCCACCCGAAACCCAGGGCAAAGGATGGGGGACTGACGAACAACCACAATGGAGggatcacagaggaggagggaacagGAGAGACACTGGAAATCAGGGTAGCGAGTGGACCGATGGTCCAGAGGAAAAAGGGACAGGGGGATGGAAGGGGACtggaagaggggagacaggtggtTGGGGAGGACAggctggagggggaggagactgGGGACAGAGGGACTCGAAGCCTGGAGGTGGGTGGGGAGATGGGCGGGGAGATGGGCGGGGAGATGGGAGAGGAGATGGGCGGGGAGATGGGCGAGGCCGAGGTGGAAGCAACTCTGATGAGGGATCTTCCTGGGGTAATATGGATGAGGGGGGGTCTCAGCGAGGAGGATGGGAAGGGGGGGATGGGGGTGCAAGCAAATCCCACCAAGATTGGGGGAGTGCCAAGccccacacagcagcagcacagatacCAAACAGCCAAGTGGCACCAATGAAAGCCCCAAATCAACAGCAGCACCAATCACAGGGCCAGCCGCCACCAGGAGGTCCCATGCAAGGTGGGTGGAACAGCCGGTCCAATgttggagggagagatggaggtggaggtccACCATCCAAGAATCAGAACCAAAGTGTGGGCTGGACCGCTGGCCCAATCCCCCAAGTCTCTGGAGGTGGGGGGGATGCCATGGAGACCAGTGGCTGGGAAGAACCCTCCCCTCAGTCCATCAGTCGTAAGATGGAAATCGATGATGGCACTTCTGCCTGGGGAGACCCTGTCCGCTACAAAAGCAAGAATGTGAACTTGTGGGACAAGAACAGTGCTCCCCCCAGTCAAAGCCACGCTCAGCAGGCCCCCCCTCCAggcatgcagcagcagcagcaaccccCCAGAAGGCAGCAAGCGATGCAGCAAGGGATGCAGCACAGCAGGGACGCTAACTCACGCAGTGCCGCAGCGG GTCCGGGTATGTGGGGAGGAGGTGCACCATCTGGGGATAATGGTAATACTAACTGGGGCCAGGCGCCGGATGCAACAACAGGCTGGGGGGATCAAGAGGAACCCAGCAAACCTTCtggctgggggaaccctccacCCAACCCTGGTAAACCTG GCCCCAAGTCGATGGAAAGCTGGGGTGGGAAGGGAGAGCCCTCCGTTGCAGCCTCCCGTCACGCCAGCTGGGATGAGGAAGACGATGGTGGTGGAGGGGTCTGGAACAACACGACCAACCAGGGCAACAGCTCCTCCTACAACTCTGGAGGCTGGGGTCAGAGTCATGGAGGCAAGAGAGGCAACATGAAG AGTGGAGGTGGGGACAGCTGGATGAACCCAGTTTCACGTCAGTTTTCAAACATGGGTCTTCTG GGTGATGATCCAAGTGATGACAAAAAGATGGAAGGAGACAAGAGAGGAATGAGCGACTATAACGGAGAGATGCGTAGGGGAGGAAGAGGCGGAGGAGGTTACCGCATGCCTAGTTCCAAAGACATGGGTCCCGGTGACATGGGGCCGTATGGAGAAAAG ATGGGTGGCCATGGAGGGTTTGCTGGCAGTGGCGGAGGAATGGCTCCACCTCGAGGGATGCACCAACCGGGCATGCATCCGATGAACCCCCAGGGGCTACGTGCTCAAGTGCCTCATCAGTTCCTCTCTGCACAG GTGCCGGGTCCTATGCTGAAGCAGATGCCTTCTCCTGGTAGCAGTGTGGGTGGAGTGGTTGGTGGAGTGGGAGGTGTCGGCAGCGTCGGAAGTGTCGGTGGTGTTGGTGGAGGGGTGATCCCTCCTCAACTTTCCCCACAGCAGCTAGCAATGCTCAGCAACATTTACCCCCATGTGCAGCAGTTCCATCTG GCTTGTCAGCTCcttctacagcagcagcagcagcagcaacaacagcagctcctgcagaacCAGAGGAAGTTCCCTCAGCCTCAGCCTCTCAGGCAGCAGGCAGACCCACAGCAG CTGGCGAGGATTATGGCTATTcttcagcagcagaggcagcatcAGCAGGGTGGGGTTGGAGGAGCTGGAACAGGAGGACCGGGCTCCAAACTGTCCCCTTCTCACCTGGGAGCAGGCCTCTCCAAACAGCCCATGGTTGACTCCCTTCAACATCCTGGAATGGGGGGGCCCTTATCAGACCATCATGCCAAATCACAAGGGATGTACTCTG GGCTTGCCCCTGGTGGTAACATGTCAGGGATGGAGCTTGGTCCCATGATGGGAGGGATGAAGGAAACCGGAGGACAGCAGTCCAGATTCAAGTGGATGATGGAGGGACACTCCCCAGCGCCCTCTCCCCCCAACCCAAGCCTTCATAAGAACG GCCCGTTACCCAGTTCTCTTAAGGTGAGAGGAGGATCCCCTTACTCCCAGTATGAAATGCTGGGCGGTGATGGTTTAGGGATTCCCCCACAGGGCCCTGCAGACAACTGGCATCGAACTCCCGGCAGTAAAATGGGGAACAAACCTGCCATATCCAGCTGGCCTCCAG AGTTCCAGCCTGGGGTGCCCTGGAAGGGAATCCAGAGTGGTGGAGACCCAGAGTCTGACCCCTACATGACTCCTGGTAGTGTTCTTGGCTCCCCAGGACCCCCAAGCCTCAACGACTCTGACCACCAGTTACTACGAGACAACATAG GGCCAAACCCTTCCCTCAACACCTCGCTGCCTTCACCTGGTGCCTGGCCCTACAGTGCCTCAGACAGCCTGCTCAGCAATGCACACAGCACag GAAAGTACTCGGAGTACAAGCCCAGCTGGCCCCCAGAGCCCATCGGACAAAACAAGTTTTGGAAAACCAATCGCAACAGCTCTCATCTGCCACGCCCCCCTCCTGGCTTAACTAATCAGAAGCAGGCCTCGCCCTCCCCATGGGGCAGTGGGGGCCCACGGTTGGCCCGGAgctggggaggaggtgggatgaaTCAAGAGTCGAGATATGGGCCAG GCTCAGCTTGGAGCGATGGCACGGCCTCCAGAGGCAGCTGCTGGTTGCTGCTGAGTAACCTGACCCCGCAG ATCGATGGCTCCACACTGAGGACTATCTGCATGCAGCATGGCCCCCTGCTGACGTTCCATCTTGGCCTGACCCAGGGCAGCGCTCTGATTCGCTACAGCAGCCGGCAGGAAGCAGCCAAGGCCCAGGGTGCACTACACAT GTGTGTTTTGGGCAACACCACAATCCTGGCGGAGTTTGTGAGTGAGGAGGAAGTTGCTCGCTATTTTGCACATTCCCAGGccggagggacagagggggcCGGCTCAGGAGGGCCCCCGGCCAGTGGAATGCAGGGCTCGTCTGGTACAGGCACCTCTGTGGCCAACAGTGGTGGTAGCTCCCCCGGGAGTGAGCGGGCACCAGCGGGTACAACTTCAGGTGGAAATGGAAATGGAGGAGGCGGGGAAGGTGGAACAGCGGGTCTAGGTAGTGTGAGGTCCTCCGGGTCTGGCTGGCAAAGTCTCGATGGTACTGGCAGTTCTTCAGACACCTCTTCAGCCCAAGGACCCGGGCTAGGGATATTTTCCCAGTGGAGCACGAATGGgtcaggggagggaggaggtgtcgGGGGAGGTGAGGGTGGGAGGTCTGGCCTCTGGGGTGGCATGACTGCCGGATaccccagcagcagcatgtggGGGGCACCACAAATGGAGGAAAGGCACCAAATGGACAGCCCTGCTGCATTGTTGCCTGGTGACCTGCTGGGGGGAGGAGCTGACTCCATCTGA